GGTACCCGCGTCCGGGGGGCACTGAGGAtggggaggtggcactggggacgGTGCAGGGAAAGGCACCGGACTTCCTCGGACTGATGCCGGAGATCTGGGGGTGATGCCGAGGATCTGAGAGCTATCCTGTGGGATAGTACCGGTGGTCCGAGGCGGTCCCGGGAATGGTGAGGCAGCCCGGCGGGCGATGCGGGGGAGGCGGCAGTGGTCAGGGGAGGTACAAGGGATTTGGCGTTGATCCCGGAGCGATCCCGGGAATCTGGGGGGGATGCCGGGGGCAGTACCGGGCTTCTAGGGTGGAACCGGGCTGTGGAATTGATGGGGGGGGCATCCCGGAGATCTGGGGGCGTTTCCGAGGCGGAGCCGGAGGGGTCTCCCGGGCCCGGGAGATACCGGGGATTTGGAAGGAGGCCTGCAGGCGGTGCGAGGGTAGATCGCAGGAATCTGGGGGTGATTCCGAAAATTTCGGGGCGATCCCGGGGGCAGTATCGACGGTCCGTGGTGGTACCGGGGAAGGGGAGGCGGCCTCGGGGGCGATCCCGGAGGCGGTGCCGCGGATCTGGGGACGATCCCGGGGGCGGTCCCGAGCCGGTCCCGGTCTCCCCACTGGCGGTCGCGAAGAAGACTCCGGGCACCCCTCGGTGAGGggccggggctggtgctgggagccCCGGGCGGTGCCAAAGGCGGTCCCGGTCTCCCGGCGGGTGGTCCCGAAGAAGACTCCGGGGCACTCCCTCGGTGAGGggccggggctggtgctgggagccCCGGGCGGTGCCAAGGGCGGTCCCGGGGCGGAGCCGATCGCGATCGCGGTGCTGGTGCCAGTGTCGGGGCAGCGACGGAACCCGGGGCATGGCGGGCCTGGGCGCCTCGGAACCGGGCACCGGATCCAGTCCCGTCCCGGCCACTCGCGTGGAACTCACGGTGTCCTGCAGGTagcggggccgcggcgggaGCCGGCagcgggcggcgggggcgcggggAGGCGCTGGTGCTGGCGTTGGAAGGTGCCGGGAGGCACTGGGTTGCACTGGGTTGCACTGGGGTGTAGCGGTAGCTGCCGTTGGAGGGTGCTGGGATGCACAGAGAGGCACTGGGAAGCACTGGGGAGCGGCGTTGGAGGGTGCTGAGGTACACTGTGAGGGATTGAGATCTCGTGGGATGCACTGGGAAGCattggagagctgggagcagatggCGTTGTAGGGCACTGGGTTGCACTGGAACGCAACGAGACACATTGGGAGGTACTGgagtgccacagcagctggcGTCGAAGGATGCCGGGGTGCACTGTGATGTACTGAGATcccctgggatgctctgggaggCACTGGAATGCACCGGAGAGTGGGAGCAGTTGGTGTGAATTGCTGAGATGTACTGGAATGCACTGAGATGCTCTGGAAGTCACCGGGAGACACTAGGGAACGGGGTGCAGTCGGCAATGAAGAgcactgggaggcactgggaagcagggcagctggcGCTGGAGGCACTGAAATGCATTAGGAGGCACTGGGATTCACTGGAAGACATTGGAATGTGCTAGTGGGCGTTGGGGAGCATGGGGAGTACAGGGAGTGTTGGGTATGGGGACAGAAAGGCACTGGGTAAGCCAAAGGTGCTGAGGGTGCGGGGCACTGAGGGGAGTGGGGGGCATGGAGGGGGCATTTGGGATCTCGGACTGGGAGTGCAAGAAGGTCGGGTTTGGGGGATTCTGGGGATGCAGGGGAGTCAGGTTGGACCCTGTATCCCCTGCACCCCCTGTATCCCTCGCCCACCCTGAAACTCCTGAATCCTCCGGCCAGGCTGCACTGCACCATTGCATCCCTTGtaccccctgcccaccctgcagtcCCTGTACCCTCCCCCTGCAACCTGAGGTCTTTTTTTGGTGTCCTGACACATAACTGTACCCCTGACATATGGCACTCTTAACATGTGTCATGCTGTGCACCCTGTGCAGATGTGTCTGTGCACCCCAACGTATGTTGTGGGGCACATCTGGCAGTGCACCCCAACATCCAACCATGCTCACCAACACCTGGTCATCCTCACCAACACTCTGTGGAGCACCCTGACACATGGTTGAGCGCCAAAGCACATGGCCCCCCAACATGTGTCAGACATGCTTTGCACGCcaatccctgtcctggggcatACCTGGCTGCGCACACCCTGCCACCCACCCTGTCACAACAGGGCACAACATGTGGCTGTGCACCTACACGACCTGTGGCTGTGCACCTCAACATGGGTTCTGGGGCACATCTTACTGCACAATGGGTACACACAGTCACAGACACAGCCAGGTGCTCACATTCACATTCACATTCACATTCACATTCACATtcacattcacacacacactctcacactcactcctccctgccccccaggcagctcctggacAGGGATACCTTCTCCAAGTCGGACCCAAGTGAGTGAGGCAGGGGGGATGGGGTGTGTTTTGGCTCTTAGGTGTTTTGGGGAGTTTCTGGGGGGCTTGGGGTCTCCGGAAGGTGTTGAGCACTTAGGGGATTTTTATATCTGTGGGGGGGTTGTGGGTGTCTAGGGGATTGGGGGGATCTCTGAGGTATTTTGGGAGTATCTGGGGGTTCTGGGGGTCTCTGGGAGCATGAGTGTCTCTGGGGAGTCTTGTGGTCtctgggggtttttggggtctctgACATGTTTTGGGAGGTCTCTGGGATTGTTGTGGTTCTATGAGGGTTTGGAGGTCTCAAGGACATTTTGAAGGGTTCTGGGGGTTTTGGGAACACTGGGGAGTGTTGGGGTCTCTGGGGGTTTTGGGTGGTATTTTGGGTTTTGGAGATctctgggggatttggggacccTCTGAGGTATTTTGGGGGTGTCTGAGGGAGTTTAGGGGGTTATGGGGGGGTTCGGGGGTGTCTCTGAGGTGTTTTGGGGGCtctctgggggattttgggagtCTCTGGGAATGGTGGTGTCTCTAACAGTtttgggggtctctgggggTGCCTGCCTCCCCTGACCCCTCCCCCTGCAGTCTGTGTGCTGTACACGCAGCGCCCTGGCAGCCACCAATGGCGGGAGGTGAGTGACCCGATTGGTGGGGGGCAGCCAATCAACATgttgggctgtgctcagctggccAGTTGGCATGTCAGCCAGCCAATCAAGACATTGGGGTGGTAGCTGGCCAACCAATCATCAGCATGCTGGGGCAATGAATAGTTAGCATGTCTGTGTGCCAACCAGATGGCAAATCAGTCATGATGGCAGCCAGCCAGCCAAGTAGCATGTAAGATTCTGGCCTATCAGCATGTTGGGGTGATGGCCAGATGGCCAATCAGTGTGTTGGGGTGCCAACCAGTTGGCCAGTCACCAGTGAGCAATCAGCATCTTCGGATGCAGCACCTGGACAATGAGCATTCTGGGATGCGGCAGCCATCCAATCAATGCCTGGGGGCAGAGCGATCAGCCAACCAGCATCCTGGGGATCTGGGGAGCAGGTCGAGATGCCAGGCAGCCAGCCAATCAGCTGTCGGCACGCAGCCAGGGCCCCTGTAATTAACAATGTGTTAATTGCGGGGTAATGAGCAGGGCGTGGGACGACCCCGAGGCCCTCCCCGCCCCTGCCCACCCCTTTCCCACACGTGCTCCAGCCCGGGCCTGCTGCCCACCGTTGTCCCACCTTCTCCGCCCACATGTGTCCTCATGTCctcatgtccctgtgtccccatgtttCTATGTCCCCATATCCTCATGTTCCCATGTCCGCAGCTCCATGCCCACGTGTTGTCATGTCCCTGTGTCTCTATGTCACTGTGTCCCCATATCTGTATGTCCCCATGTCCACATTCTCATGTCCCACTGCCCCCATCCCTATGCCCCACCCTCATTCCCATACCCCTGTTTTCTGGTGCTGTTCACACATCCCTGTGTTCCCATGTCTTCATGTCCCTGTGTCTTCATCCCTATGCCCCCATGACTTTGCATCTCCATGTCCCCACATCCCTGTATCTCCCATCCCCCCTGCCCATGTTCTCCTGTTCCCATCCCTATGCCCCCATGTCTCATCATCTctatgtccccatgtccccgtgtccaAATCACCacatccccatgtccctgtgtttccatgtccctgtcctcaTCCCATGTTTTCCTGTCACCCTATCTCCACTGTCCCCATATCCCCCAGTTTGGCCGGACCGAGGTCATCGACAATTCCCTGAATCCTGACTTCCTGCACAAGTTTGTCCTCGATTATTGCTTTGAGGAGCGGCAGAATCTGCGCTTTGACCTGTGAGTGGCCCTTGTGgtcccagtgtcacccccaGTGTCAACACTCTGTCCCCCAGGGTCACCCCCTggccaccctggcacagccccccagggtgtccttgtccccatccttgttctgtccccattcctggaCCATTACCACCCTTGTTCACATCATTTTCCCTATCATTGTCCTGTCCCATTGTCATGCTTATCCTGGACTGGATAGTCCCCATTCTGTTCCTGTCCCATTCTGTCCCTATCCACATCTCATCCCTGTCCATTCTACagtccccatcccatcccatcccatcccatcccatcccatcccatcccatcccatcccatcccatcccatcccatccctttaCCCATCCTTGTCCCATCCTACCCCTATTCttttccccatcccatccccacacCTAATCCATCCCTATTTGTGTACCACCCCTCTCTCATCCCATCCCTCCTACTCCCTGtctccctcccatcccatccctgtctccatccctgtcccatccaAGGCCCTCCTTCCTGTTCCATGCCCACATGTTCCCTCTGCCCCCAGGTATGATGTGGACTCCAAGAGCCCTGACCTCTCCAAGCATGTAAGTGCAGGATCAgtcagccctgctctcctggcctCCCTGGGATGGGCATCTACTTGGTGACACCCAGTATTCCTGATCCTGCAGGATTTCCTGGGCCAGGCATTCTGCACTCTGGGGGAGATCGTGGGCTCAGCCGGCAGCCGCCTGGAGAAGCCCCTGACGTGAGCCCCCCCTttgccccagtgtccccatgtcccacccAGTGAAGCCCCTGATGTGAGCCCTCTTGTGCCCCAGTATGCCCATGTTCTTCGTAGAGAAGCCCCTGACATGaacccccccagccccagtgtccccatgtctcTGCCCCCACccacctccctccccttccccaagAAGCCCCTTGTTTGAGCCTCCACTGTGGTCCAGTATCCCCCAGAGTCCTCAGGGTCCCCATGCCCTGCACTGGAGAAACTCCTGATGGTAGCCGCTcttgtccccagtgtcccatggTCCCTATGTCTCTGCCCCAGGGAAGCTCCCAATGTGAGCAGCCTCCCCCACTGATCCCAATGTCCCCATGACCTCTCCCATGGAGAAGCCCCTGACATGAgtcctgcctgtgccccaggGTCCCTGAGGTCACCATGTCCTCTTTGAAGAAAATCTTGGGTTTCTCCAAAACCAGTGTTttggagaaaagtgggaaactcagtgtccccatgtccccccctGGAGAAGCCCTTGCCATGAACCCCCATGGTCCCAGTGTCCTCATGTCTCCCTAGGTCCCTTTTGGTGTGTCCAGGATGGACCCAGACCTCAGAGCCAACAGTGGCATTTTGGATTGGAAGCGGGGGGAGGGGTGTCtggcttcctttttttttttttttttttttttttttcttttggggatGGATTTTGGCAGGAAAGGCATTTTTGGGGGTCTGACTTTTTGGTGGGGTTTGATGGGTCTGGCTTTTTCTTGGGATGGTGGCTTTTGGAGGGAATATGGGTTTGGGGGATCTGGCTTTTGAAGGATCTGGCTTTTAGGGGGGCTCTGGCTTTTGGAAGGGTCTGACTTTTTGGGGCTGGCTTTTTCAGGGGCAGTTTGTTTTGCGGGAATTGACTATTTGTGGGGGCTGAATGTCTTTTGGGGACTGGCTTTTTTGAGGGGAGAAACAGCTTCTTTTTAGGGTGCTGGAATCTGGGGCGGAgctgggtgtttttttttttttgtagactTCCTTTTTTTGGGAGGGGGGGCTTTTTATTGGGTGGGGATCCCCTCGATCACCCTTCAGCatgtgtccctgcaggatgGGAACAGCCACCATGCATCCCCGGGGCAGAAGACCTGCCCCAGCTGCCTCCCATGGGTAAGTTTTGGGGTGCTCAGTGCGCGGGGGAACCCCCAGGGCACCATGTGTGCCCCCACTCTGCTCACATCTCATCCCGGCAGTGGCATTCCGGGAAAGAAGTGTGGCACCATCATACTCCTCGCTGAAGAGTTGGGAAACTGCCGGGTGAGCCgcggcagggcaggggatggggtgTAGCTTGGGAACCCCGCAATATCGGGGTTGGCTGAGACACACTAGTCCGCAGATGAGAGTGTGGGCTGTTTATCCATCCTGCCTGTCCTGGATCCCTCCCCtcatggagcagctgccccaaaGGATCCCACCCCTGAGGGGAGTGCAGGGTGGATGATCTCCCCCCGATTCCACCCCCCAGGACGTGGCCACACTCCAATTCTGTGCCAACAAACTGGATAAGAAGGATTTCTTCGGAAAATCTGACCCCTTCATGGTCTTCTACCGCAGCAACGAAGACGGAACGTGAGTGACCCCCCTTCAAAACTGCAGTGACCCTCCCACACCTCATGggagggctcagccccagcacaggacacCTCTACGTCCCCATGGGCTGGCATTGGCGGGGGTGTCTAAAAATCCTCACTGCACTGTGGGGGTGACAGACTTGGGGGCTGTTGGGCTGGGGGAGTGACTCCCTTTTACTCCTTGTCTTTCCCCCAGTTTCACCATCTGCCACAAGACAGAAGTGGTGCGGAACACACTGAACCCCGTCTGGGCAGCCTTTGCCATTCCTGTGCGTGCCCTCTGCAATGGGGACCATGACCGGTGAGTGTCAGGGGACTGCTaccccctgcaccccctctTCGGCCCCAAAGacctccttttccctcttccccccATCTCTAGGATccactaaccctaaccctgaaCCCCCTTCTCCCATCTCTGTCATACCCGGGAACCACCTGCACTCCCATCTTTGTGGTCCTCTGAGACCCCCTGAACCACCTTCCTCCCATCTCTATGGGCCCTCAGGacccccttttccttctttcccccatCTCCCAGGTCCTCCAGGAACCCCTGCACCCCATGTCCCTATCTCTGTGGTACCTCTGGACTCTCAGAGCCTCCCTCACTCCATGTCCATGGTATCCCAGGAtccccttcccctctctctgCAGTCCCCCAGAATCCCTTCCCCTGTGTCTGTGGTACCTCAGGACCCTCTTTACCCCCTTCTCCTCATCTCTGTGGTACCTCAGGACCCCCTGCAGTGCTTCCACCTTCTCTGTGGCCCCATGAGACACCCTCTGTGGCCACCTCAACTCCCAGAACCCCTTCCCCTTTCTCTGTGGTACCAGTAGCACACCCCCGCCCCCTTCGTGTTACCCACTTTTGCCCTTTTGCCTCAGTTTACCCATCTGGGCAATGGGCATCACAGCTGTCACCGAGCTATTCCTCCCCCCCTGCGCCCCCGCCCCAATCCCAAACCAGTGTCATCAGCTACTGTCCtggcaaaaatctcttcacacTGCTTTGGCCCCACGTTGAACGTTGCTGTGGCAACGATGGATAAAAATAtcctgaggaggagaaggaagcaggaaAAAGCCCACAGAGGCGTCAAAACAAATCCCACAGGGAGCGGGGGGTTGTGTGTGACGGGTCCCCAGGGGAGGGGGGGGGAGaggttgggatttgggggtgtcaGTGACCCCCCCCTCTGCCTTGCAGAGCCATCAAGGTGGAGGTATATGACTGGGACCGTGATGGCAGGTGAGCTGTGTGTGGTCCTGGAGACCCTCCACACCCTGGACCTGCACCCCTCAGGTGACAGGGATCCCCTCCCCCCGCTGTATCCCTGGGGAGATGGAGCCTGCCCCCACCTCGGTTGATGGGAATCCCCCCCGGCTATTCGGGACTCTGGCTGATGGGAAACCTCCTGGGCAATGGGAAGCCCCCCGTCCCCACACCACTGACTGGTGGGGATCCCCCTGAGTAATGGGAACCTCCCTAACCGGACTGATGGAGATTCACTGGCTGTGCAGCCACGACTTCATCGGGGAGTTCACCACCAGTTATCGGGAGCTGTCACGAGGCCAGAGCCGCTTCAACGTGTATGAGGTGAGGGGGGATGGGTACATGGGCATGGGGGTCCTGCACCACTCCCCATGGAGGTCAAGGTCCCACTGCTGCACCCCCAGATGTCACAGTCCCCAGGGACCCTGTGCTGCACCTCTGTGTCTTGGGGTCTTAACACTGCACCCCTTGGGTGTTATGGTCCCCAGGGTCTGTCCCTCTGCTGTACCTCTGTGTGCCGGGGTCTATGTGTAGGTGCTACATACCCCAGGATTCCCGTGATGCAATCCTGGGATGTTATGGTCGCcagggtccctcccaaccctgCACCCTGCTGTGCCATATACCCAAGGGTCCCTCTCCTGCACTCTGAGTTGCAGTGATGCCCAGGGTCCTCATGCTTCAGCCATAGAGGTTTACAGTCCCCATGATTCCCTGTGCTACAGCCTAGGGTGTTGGGATCCCCACACTGCATCCCTGGGGTGTTAtggttcccctgctgcaccctggggtgcagcacccacagctgctcccttgAGGGTCC
This region of Ammospiza nelsoni isolate bAmmNel1 chromosome 23, bAmmNel1.pri, whole genome shotgun sequence genomic DNA includes:
- the LOC132083181 gene encoding basic proline-rich protein-like; the encoded protein is MPRVPSLPRHWHQHRDRDRLRPGTALGTARGSQHQPRPLTEGVPRSLLRDHPPGDRDRLWHRPGLPAPAPAPHRGVPGVFFATASGETGTGSGPPPGSSPDPRHRLRDRPRGRLPFPGTTTDRRYCPRDRPEIFGITPRFLRSTLAPPAGLLPNPRYLPGPGDPSGSASETPPDLRDAPPINSTARFHPRSPVLPPASPPDSRDRSGINAKSLVPPLTTAASPASPAGLPHHSRDRLGPPVLSHRIALRSSASPPDLRHQSEEVRCLSLHRPQCHLPILSAPRTRVPMISPGITPRPLLLPWDCPEAASRPRYTTDHWYHPRDHPQTGPPMLPPQ